In Populus alba chromosome 9, ASM523922v2, whole genome shotgun sequence, a genomic segment contains:
- the LOC118027618 gene encoding phospholipase A1-Igamma1, chloroplastic, with the protein MYLSQPIKVQTLSLHCLRISFSWFQITSLIFSSSRIAMEMSPFRQVTTEETRSRKTRRAWKLKLNITWHAIKKAVSYNVKKRLHLHLHLSCARSMRRLSTNQTHQELAVKPHQASKPKQKARNPSKTLASLLHVPYTALDFVDRGDHMTPTLSPKQSISAVWKEIHGSSNWETLLDPLHPSLRREILKYGEFVQGTYDAFDFDPLSDFCGSCRYNRRKFFETLGLTKHGYKVKKYIYALSHVDVPEWLKRSYTTWSKDSNWMGYVAVSRREESQRIGRRDIMVAWRGTVSPSEWFKDLTTSLEHIDNTNVKVQEGFLSVYKSKDELTRYNKLSASEQVMQEVMRLVNFYRGKGEEVSLTVTGHSLGGALALLNAYEAAAAIPDLFVSVISFGAPRVGNIAFKEKLNELGVKTLRVVVKQDIVPKLPGLMNKMLNKFHGLTGKLNWVYRHVGTQLKLDAFMSPYLKPESDLSGSHNLELYLHLIDGFFSKKSKYRWNARRDLALVNKGSDMLIEDLKIPEFWYQFPYKGLVLNQYGRWVKPGRLPEDIPSPLSVDTPPKHGRQS; encoded by the coding sequence ATGTACCTTTCACAACCCATCAAAGTACAGACACTTTCGCTTCACTGTTTGAGAATctcgttttcttggtttcaAATCACAAGCTTAATTTTCAGCAGTTCTAGGATCGCCATGGAGATGTCACCATTTAGACAAGTCACAACagaggaaacaaggtcaaggaAAACCAGAAGAGCGTGGAAGTTGAAGCTTAATATCACTTGGCATGCTATCAAGAAGGCAGTAAGTTACAACGTCAAGAAACGTCTCCACCTGCATCTTCATTTAAGCTGTGCAAGAAGCATGAGACGGCTTTCCACTAACCAAACCCATCAGGAACTAGCTGTGAAGCCACATCAAGCTTCCAAACCAAAGCAAAAGGCTAGAAATCCCAGCAAAACACTAGCATCCCTCCTCCATGTGCCATATACAGCTTTGGATTTTGTAGACCGAGGAGATCACATGACTCCTACACTATCTCCCAAGCAGAGTATATCAGCAGTGTGGAAAGAAATCCATGGCTCAAGCAATTGGGAGACCCTTCTTGACCCTCTCCACCCGAGTCTCAGACGAGAAATTCTCAAATATGGAGAATTTGTTCAGGGCACATATGATGCCTTCGACTTTGATCCTTTATCAGATTTTTGTGGGAGTTGCAGGTATAACCGGCGtaaattttttgaaacattAGGCCTCACAAAGCATGGTTACAAGGTGAAAAAGTACATTTATGCCTTGTCCCATGTAGATGTGCCTGAGTGGTTAAAGAGGTCATACACTACGTGGAGCAAAGATTCCAACTGGATGGGTTATGTTGCTGTAAGCAGAAGAGAAGAATCACAGAGAATCGGCCGGAGAGACATAATGGTCGCATGGCGAGGCACTGTGTCACCATCAGAGTGGTTCAAAGACCTCACCACAAGTCTAGAACATATTGACAACACAAATGTTAAAGTTCAAGAAGGGTTTCTCAGTGTTTACAAATCCAAGGATGAGTTGACAAGGTATAATAAGTTAAGTGCCTCTGAGCAGGTTATGCAAGAAGTGATGAGACTAGTGAATTTTTATAGAGGAAAGGGTGAAGAGGTTAGCTTGACAGTTACAGGGCATAGCTTGGGAGGTGCATTGGCACTCCTCAATGCTTATGAGGCTGCAGCTGCCATTCCTGATCTATTTGTTAGCGTCATTTCTTTTGGCGCACCAAGGGTTGGAAACATCGCCTTCAAGGAGAAGCTCAACGAACTAGGAGTCAAGACCCTACGTGTTGTAGTTAAGCAAGATATAGTCCCAAAACTACCAGGCCTGATGAACAAAATGCTTAACAAGTTTCATGGACTCACCGGGAAGTTGAATTGGGTTTATAGGCATGTAGGAACTCAATTGAAGCTTGATGCATTTATGTCACCCTACTTGAAGCCTGAATCTGACTTGTCAGGGTCTCATAATCTGGAGCTGTATCTTCACCTGATAGATGGATTTTTTAGCAAGAAATCCAAGTATCGATGGAATGCTAGGAGAGATTTGGCATTGGTGAACAAGGGTAGTGACATGCTGATAGAGGATCTCAAAATACCAGAGTTCTGGTACCAGTTTCCATACAAGGGGCTCGTGTTGAACCAATACGGTAGATGGGTTAAACCTGGCAGGCTGCCTGAAGATATCCCTTCTCCACTGAGTGTCGATACACCACCGAAACATGGTCGCCAATCTTAG